From Cognatishimia activa, one genomic window encodes:
- the msrQ gene encoding protein-methionine-sulfoxide reductase heme-binding subunit MsrQ, translating to MIQTFNSYARKVPSWTIYLIGGFYPLWLLWQAFSGGLGVDPAKVMEHALGERALQLLIFGLAITPLRKHLGINLIKFRRAIGVTAFYLVFAHLLVWLVLDVQLIDQIWADILKRPYITIGMVGFVLMLPLAITSNNLSVRNLGRRWHKLHKLTYVVCLLGGLHFVMLAKGFQLEPLIYLVTVIGLLILRLKIGGLSFVRKRA from the coding sequence ATGATCCAAACTTTCAACTCATATGCTCGCAAAGTTCCCTCTTGGACTATCTATCTGATTGGAGGCTTCTACCCACTTTGGTTGCTGTGGCAGGCCTTTTCTGGGGGGCTGGGCGTCGACCCAGCTAAGGTCATGGAGCACGCACTGGGCGAGCGCGCTTTGCAGCTTTTGATTTTCGGGCTGGCCATCACACCACTGCGCAAACACCTGGGTATCAACCTGATCAAGTTCCGCCGCGCCATTGGTGTCACGGCTTTCTACCTGGTGTTTGCACATTTGCTGGTGTGGCTGGTTTTGGACGTGCAGTTGATAGATCAAATTTGGGCTGACATCCTGAAGCGCCCGTACATTACTATTGGTATGGTGGGTTTCGTTTTGATGCTGCCGCTGGCAATAACATCAAACAACCTGTCTGTGCGTAACCTGGGTCGTCGTTGGCACAAGCTTCATAAGCTGACCTATGTCGTCTGTCTGCTCGGCGGATTGCACTTCGTGATGCTGGCAAAAGGTTTCCAGCTGGAACCGCTGATCTATCTTGTGACAGTCATTGGGTTGCTA
- a CDS encoding GDCCVxC domain-containing (seleno)protein produces MRSILISKLTCPKCGHDEKLTMPTDMCQFFHECAGCGVVLKPKVGDCCVFCSYGTVPCPPIQQGSDCCGVKA; encoded by the coding sequence ATCCGGAGCATTCTGATATCCAAGCTCACTTGTCCTAAGTGTGGGCATGATGAAAAGCTGACGATGCCGACAGACATGTGTCAGTTCTTTCATGAGTGCGCAGGATGCGGAGTGGTGCTGAAACCGAAAGTCGGAGATTGTTGTGTGTTTTGTTCCTATGGCACTGTGCCATGTCCGCCCATTCAACAAGGCTCTGATTGTTGCGGAGTAAAGGCATGA